Proteins encoded in a region of the Saccharothrix ecbatanensis genome:
- a CDS encoding cellulosome protein, with the protein MPLTPTGASAAPAETLRVDLADSTGAFYGGATGILYGLGDQGVPSRDLIAGMRPRTVAQKPPDGEQHPGGDALVTADDFLSSGGTDIYINSQDIYSKWPYQDLGIDDYIARLRPQLDKVAARPDRDRFVWTIFNEPDWIWYGDWSKSKDKFLADWTKVYRTVKSVLPNARIDGPGEANYNPGRLRDFLTYAKANDVLPEIVTWHELSPDSLTNYREHFAHYREMERSLGIGPLPVNITEYANRRDTSVPGQMIQWITMLEDTKVDGQMAFWTMAGNLSDHAVRTTRANGGWWLSKWYADMSGDTVRVTPPRPSTKDSLQGLATLDRDDAKATVLLGGSASAVEVEVSGLAKSTFGRSVDVRVSKATWSGYEGDAQQPPVVAASRVAVVDGKVKVDVPGGDPLAAYQVLITPAGHGAAPVANAPWSAKYEAESGLVENARVVSQHDPGGWSYTTSGGSDVGYMNNAGSRVTVDVEVPRSGKYELGVLYGNGGFVGQQALYVDDVHVQTVTYPAVLNWTYRGRVDVPITLSAGKHRLSLRTSGPTGHLGAAGDNTLDRIDLTEVTGPEKAVYSLADARRTSGTVVERGVRDAAVLTPTAVSLDADASVTTYVSAKQDGYYTLSTTWVGAGPSKIGVTLSGRRVAGGDLTTDRAGVWNGSATVHLKAGVTEVKLTNEARGKVVLGALTQVRASDADARAAVVEAESGRLGGSAVVQSGVWASGGSYVGSLGNGGTVTVPRPAAPGQYNLTVGYAQAEKNTGHAYNADTITRYLDATEAGGGTTRAPYRHNYTWDGFWPETSPLDLTTEGGEVTFGNATGAGPNVDWISLAPLVVAKSVTPQR; encoded by the coding sequence GTGCCACTGACACCGACGGGAGCGTCGGCCGCGCCCGCGGAGACGCTGCGCGTCGACCTGGCCGACTCCACCGGGGCCTTCTACGGCGGCGCCACCGGCATCCTGTACGGCCTCGGTGACCAAGGCGTGCCGTCGCGCGACCTGATCGCGGGGATGCGCCCGCGGACTGTCGCCCAGAAGCCGCCGGACGGCGAGCAGCACCCCGGCGGCGACGCGCTCGTGACCGCGGACGACTTCCTGTCGTCCGGCGGCACGGACATCTACATCAACTCGCAGGACATCTACAGCAAGTGGCCGTACCAGGACCTCGGCATCGACGACTACATCGCCCGGCTGCGGCCCCAGTTGGACAAGGTCGCCGCGCGCCCGGATCGGGACCGGTTCGTGTGGACGATCTTCAACGAGCCGGACTGGATCTGGTACGGGGACTGGTCCAAGAGCAAGGACAAGTTCCTCGCCGACTGGACCAAGGTGTACCGGACGGTGAAGTCCGTGCTGCCGAACGCGCGGATCGACGGTCCCGGTGAGGCCAACTACAACCCCGGCCGGCTGCGGGACTTCCTCACCTACGCCAAGGCGAACGACGTGCTGCCGGAGATCGTCACCTGGCACGAGCTCAGCCCGGACTCCCTGACCAACTACCGCGAGCACTTCGCGCACTACCGGGAGATGGAGCGGTCGCTGGGCATCGGGCCGCTGCCGGTGAACATCACCGAGTACGCCAACCGGCGGGACACCTCCGTGCCCGGCCAGATGATCCAGTGGATCACCATGCTGGAGGACACCAAGGTCGACGGGCAGATGGCCTTCTGGACCATGGCGGGCAACCTCAGCGACCACGCCGTGCGCACCACGCGTGCGAATGGCGGCTGGTGGCTGTCCAAGTGGTACGCGGACATGTCCGGTGACACCGTTCGCGTCACGCCGCCGCGTCCCAGCACCAAGGACTCGTTGCAGGGCTTGGCGACGCTCGACCGCGACGACGCCAAGGCCACCGTCCTGCTCGGCGGCTCGGCCAGTGCGGTCGAGGTCGAGGTGTCGGGCTTGGCGAAGTCGACGTTCGGCCGCTCGGTCGACGTGCGGGTCTCCAAGGCCACCTGGTCCGGTTACGAGGGTGACGCGCAGCAGCCGCCGGTCGTGGCGGCGTCGCGGGTCGCCGTCGTGGACGGCAAGGTGAAGGTCGACGTGCCCGGTGGCGACCCGCTCGCCGCGTACCAGGTGCTGATCACGCCCGCCGGCCACGGCGCGGCGCCGGTCGCCAACGCGCCCTGGTCCGCCAAGTACGAGGCCGAGTCCGGCCTGGTGGAGAACGCGCGGGTCGTCTCGCAGCACGATCCGGGAGGCTGGAGCTACACCACGTCGGGCGGCAGTGACGTCGGGTACATGAACAACGCCGGCTCGCGGGTGACCGTGGACGTCGAGGTGCCGCGTTCCGGCAAGTACGAGCTGGGCGTGCTGTACGGCAACGGCGGGTTCGTGGGACAGCAGGCGTTGTACGTCGATGACGTGCACGTGCAGACGGTGACCTACCCGGCGGTGCTCAACTGGACGTACCGCGGGCGGGTCGACGTGCCGATCACGTTGTCCGCCGGCAAGCACCGCCTGTCTTTGCGCACCAGCGGACCTACCGGCCACCTGGGCGCCGCGGGCGACAACACGCTGGACCGGATCGACCTCACCGAGGTGACCGGGCCGGAGAAGGCGGTGTACTCGCTGGCGGACGCCCGTCGTACCTCAGGCACCGTGGTCGAGCGGGGTGTGCGTGACGCCGCCGTTCTGACGCCTACCGCCGTCTCTCTCGACGCGGACGCTTCGGTCACCACGTACGTGTCGGCCAAGCAGGACGGCTACTACACCTTGTCCACCACGTGGGTCGGGGCCGGGCCGAGCAAGATCGGCGTGACGCTGTCCGGGCGGCGCGTGGCCGGTGGCGACCTGACCACCGACCGGGCGGGTGTGTGGAACGGCAGTGCCACCGTGCACCTGAAGGCGGGTGTCACGGAGGTGAAGCTGACCAACGAGGCGCGTGGGAAGGTCGTGCTCGGTGCGCTCACCCAGGTCCGCGCGAGTGACGCGGACGCGCGGGCGGCGGTCGTCGAGGCCGAGTCCGGGCGGTTGGGCGGCAGTGCGGTCGTGCAGTCCGGGGTCTGGGCGTCCGGCGGTTCGTACGTCGGGTCGCTGGGCAACGGCGGAACGGTGACCGTGCCGCGTCCGGCGGCGCCCGGTCAGTACAACCTGACCGTTGGTTACGCGCAGGCGGAGAAGAACACCGGCCACGCGTACAACGCGGACACGATCACCCGGTACCTCGACGCGACGGAGGCGGGTGGCGGGACGACCCGTGCGCCGTACCGGCACAACTACACGTGGGACGGCTTCTGGCCGGAGACGTCACCGCTGGACCTGACCACGGAGGGCGGTGAGGTCACGTTCGGCAACGCCACCGGGGCGGGTCCGAACGTCGACTGGATCTCCCTCGCCCCGCTGGTCGTGGCGAAGTCCGTGACGCCTCAGCGGTAG
- a CDS encoding sensor histidine kinase, which yields MGRFSVRWRVALALGLGSVLLTSVVAVVIWNLTSGYMLRQREQSAVRQAEVNVRLVAEALRNDSDGLNELLTGLTTGPDSTVLLFQGGQVLTSGRQVDARALPRRLVDLGRAGTPASQRLVVDGIPVLAVTLPIESTDGAYVELAPLVQLDRTFRFLSGLLVAVTVISGLLGVVLGSWASRRALRPLTELTKAASRIAGGDLRARLPAQNDPDLTPLAATFNSTADALEQRVRRDARFAGDVSHELRSPLTTMVNAAEVLRRRRVEVPGTAGRALDLLTSEVDRFARMVVDLLEISRADQQDEDPTLETIDLGSLVRNVIAARPGDQAPVHAQSPPPQVLGDRRRLDRAVSNLLDNAERHAGGVVRVTVFSCEGQARIEVDDAGPGVPPELRDRIFDRFDRGARAGSRGGDTGSGLGLALVAQHVQRHGGTVHVEDRPGGGARFVVEIPEADR from the coding sequence ATGGGACGTTTCTCGGTGCGCTGGCGCGTCGCGCTGGCCCTCGGGCTCGGCTCGGTGCTGCTGACCAGTGTCGTGGCGGTGGTGATCTGGAACCTGACGTCGGGCTACATGCTGCGGCAGCGGGAGCAGAGCGCGGTCCGGCAGGCCGAGGTCAACGTGCGGTTGGTCGCCGAGGCGCTGCGCAACGACTCGGACGGGCTGAACGAGCTGCTGACCGGTCTCACCACCGGCCCCGACTCCACCGTCCTGCTGTTCCAGGGCGGGCAGGTGCTCACCAGCGGGCGGCAGGTGGACGCGCGGGCGCTGCCGCGTCGGCTGGTGGACCTGGGCCGGGCGGGCACGCCCGCGTCGCAGCGACTCGTCGTGGACGGCATCCCGGTGCTGGCCGTGACGCTGCCGATCGAGTCGACCGACGGCGCTTACGTCGAGTTGGCGCCGCTCGTGCAGCTGGACCGGACGTTCCGCTTCCTCAGCGGGCTGTTGGTGGCGGTCACCGTGATCAGCGGCCTGCTAGGCGTGGTGCTCGGGTCGTGGGCGAGCCGACGGGCGCTGCGGCCGTTGACGGAGCTGACGAAGGCCGCGTCGCGGATCGCGGGCGGTGACCTGCGGGCGCGGCTGCCGGCCCAGAACGACCCCGACCTGACCCCGTTGGCGGCCACGTTCAACTCGACGGCCGACGCGTTGGAGCAGCGCGTGCGGCGGGACGCGCGGTTCGCCGGCGACGTGAGCCACGAGCTGCGGTCACCGCTGACCACCATGGTCAACGCCGCCGAGGTGCTGCGCCGCAGGCGGGTCGAGGTGCCCGGCACGGCGGGGCGGGCGCTCGACCTGCTGACGTCCGAAGTGGACCGGTTCGCGCGGATGGTGGTGGACCTGCTGGAGATCTCGCGGGCCGACCAGCAGGACGAAGACCCCACGTTGGAGACGATCGACCTGGGATCGCTGGTGCGCAACGTGATCGCGGCACGTCCGGGCGACCAGGCGCCGGTGCACGCCCAGTCGCCGCCGCCGCAGGTGCTCGGCGACCGGCGACGGCTGGACCGGGCCGTCAGCAACCTGCTCGACAACGCCGAACGGCACGCGGGCGGCGTCGTGCGCGTCACCGTGTTCAGCTGTGAGGGACAGGCCAGGATCGAGGTGGACGACGCCGGTCCCGGTGTCCCGCCCGAACTGCGCGACCGCATCTTCGACCGTTTCGACCGGGGCGCGCGGGCCGGTAGTCGCGGTGGGGACACCGGCAGCGGCCTGGGTCTGGCCCTGGTCGCGCAGCACGTCCAGCGGCACGGCGGCACCGTGCACGTGGAGGACCGGCCCGGTGGCGGCGCCCGATTCGTGGTCGAGATCCCCGAGGCGGACAGATGA
- a CDS encoding glycogen debranching N-terminal domain-containing protein: MTADLPPEPFNAGEPAFTGDVGGTTTLVEGSTFCLSGSTGDIEPGTPHGLFFRDARVVSRWQLRLDGRTPHPLSVSHPEAFAGRFVMRRPPAAGTSDSTLLLVRERLVGDGMRETITVDNLGREATAVRLDLHVDADFADLFAVKEGRAVHGGSDATAAGPELLLRDRRDGSRGVSFTATAEPVVVPGALSWQVVVPAGGRWSTEVVVQPTVGGRAVKPQFDRGERIESSGPARKIRAWRAASTLVTASDPVLTGVLRRTESDLGALLIHDPARDGRPFVAAGAPWFMTLFGRDSLLTAWMALPLDVGLALGTLQTLAETQGTAVDPLTEEEPGRILHELRLGPDSTTVLGGNHYYGTVDATPLFVMLLAECWRWGADEAVIRSLLPAADAALAWVDRYGDRDGDGFVEYRRATDRGLANQGWKDSFDGVNDISGRPAVPSIALCEVQGYVYAAWLARAELAEGFGDEATAARLRERAADLRQRFASAFWLPDRGWYAVALDGRKEQVDALTSNTAHCLWTGIATDEHAAVLIRRLAEPDMDSGHGLRTLASSMGAYNPMSYHNGSVWPHDTAIAVAGLLRYAHLPGAVDLAHRLADGLLDAAASFGGRLPELFCGFSRDDFHPPVPYPTSCSPQAWASASPLLLVRAFLGLEPHVPRRTLSTRPHLPARWGELTLSELRLGNETAQISASGDEAAVTGLSADWTT, encoded by the coding sequence GTGACCGCAGACCTGCCCCCGGAGCCGTTCAACGCGGGCGAACCGGCGTTCACCGGTGACGTCGGCGGCACGACGACCCTGGTCGAGGGCAGCACGTTCTGCCTGTCCGGCAGCACCGGCGACATCGAGCCCGGCACACCGCACGGCCTGTTCTTCCGTGACGCGCGGGTGGTGTCGCGCTGGCAACTGCGGCTGGACGGCCGCACACCGCACCCGCTGTCCGTATCGCACCCCGAAGCGTTCGCGGGGCGGTTCGTGATGCGCCGGCCACCCGCCGCAGGGACCTCCGACAGCACGCTGCTCCTCGTGCGCGAACGGCTGGTCGGCGACGGCATGCGGGAGACGATCACGGTCGACAACCTCGGCCGCGAAGCCACCGCCGTGCGGCTGGACCTGCACGTGGACGCGGACTTCGCGGACCTGTTCGCGGTCAAGGAAGGGCGGGCGGTGCACGGCGGGTCCGACGCCACGGCCGCCGGACCGGAACTGCTGCTGCGTGACCGCCGGGACGGTTCGCGTGGCGTGTCGTTCACCGCCACCGCCGAGCCCGTGGTGGTGCCCGGCGCGTTGAGCTGGCAGGTGGTGGTGCCGGCGGGCGGGCGGTGGTCGACCGAGGTGGTCGTGCAGCCGACCGTGGGCGGCCGGGCGGTCAAACCCCAGTTCGACCGGGGCGAGCGGATCGAGAGCAGCGGTCCGGCGCGCAAGATCCGTGCGTGGCGCGCGGCCAGCACGCTCGTCACCGCGTCCGACCCGGTGCTCACGGGAGTGTTGCGCCGCACCGAAAGCGATCTCGGAGCGCTCCTGATCCACGACCCGGCGCGGGACGGCCGGCCGTTCGTCGCCGCCGGCGCGCCCTGGTTCATGACCCTGTTCGGCCGGGACAGCCTGCTCACCGCGTGGATGGCGCTGCCGCTGGACGTCGGGCTGGCGCTGGGCACGTTGCAGACCCTCGCCGAGACCCAGGGCACGGCGGTCGACCCGCTGACCGAGGAGGAGCCGGGCCGGATCTTGCATGAGCTGCGCCTCGGTCCGGACAGCACGACCGTGTTGGGCGGCAACCACTACTACGGCACCGTCGACGCCACGCCGCTGTTCGTGATGCTCCTGGCCGAGTGCTGGCGGTGGGGCGCGGACGAGGCCGTGATCCGCTCGTTGCTGCCCGCCGCCGACGCCGCGCTGGCGTGGGTCGACCGGTACGGCGACCGTGACGGCGACGGGTTCGTGGAGTACCGCCGCGCCACCGACCGAGGGCTGGCCAACCAGGGGTGGAAGGACAGCTTCGACGGCGTCAACGACATCTCCGGACGACCGGCCGTGCCGTCGATCGCGCTGTGCGAGGTCCAGGGTTACGTGTACGCGGCGTGGCTGGCGCGGGCCGAGTTGGCCGAGGGGTTCGGCGACGAGGCCACCGCGGCACGTCTGCGCGAACGTGCGGCGGACCTGCGGCAACGGTTCGCGTCGGCGTTCTGGCTGCCGGATCGAGGTTGGTACGCAGTCGCGCTCGACGGGCGCAAGGAGCAGGTGGACGCGTTGACCAGCAACACCGCGCACTGCCTGTGGACCGGTATAGCGACCGACGAGCACGCCGCCGTGCTGATCCGGCGGCTGGCCGAGCCGGACATGGACAGCGGGCACGGCCTGCGCACGCTCGCCTCGTCCATGGGCGCCTACAACCCGATGAGCTACCACAACGGGTCGGTGTGGCCGCACGACACGGCGATCGCGGTCGCCGGGCTGCTCCGCTACGCCCACCTGCCGGGTGCGGTGGACCTCGCGCACCGGCTGGCGGACGGCCTGCTCGACGCCGCGGCGTCGTTCGGCGGACGGCTGCCGGAGCTGTTCTGCGGCTTCTCCCGGGACGACTTCCACCCGCCCGTGCCGTACCCGACGTCCTGCTCACCGCAGGCGTGGGCCAGCGCCTCACCGTTGCTGCTGGTCCGCGCGTTCCTCGGCTTGGAGCCGCACGTGCCGCGCCGGACCCTGTCCACCCGACCGCACCTGCCCGCGCGGTGGGGCGAGCTGACGCTGTCCGAGCTGAGGCTGGGCAACGAGACCGCGCAGATCAGCGCCAGTGGCGATGAGGCCGCGGTGACCGGGCTGTCAGCCGACTGGACCACCTGA
- a CDS encoding PCC domain-containing protein, whose amino-acid sequence MVFVLEVTNDELMESLTRQAKERGITDAAIVSLIGGVDSFTVSTMPADDASKDLVSTYSLPAEMHGSGEIKDGVVHVHATMAVQGDRAVAGHVHRARIGTWFARAYVIGLE is encoded by the coding sequence ATGGTGTTCGTCCTCGAAGTGACCAACGATGAGCTGATGGAATCGCTCACGAGGCAGGCGAAAGAGCGCGGCATCACGGATGCCGCCATTGTCAGCCTGATCGGCGGCGTGGACTCGTTCACGGTCTCGACCATGCCCGCCGACGACGCGAGCAAGGACCTCGTCTCGACGTACTCGCTACCCGCCGAGATGCACGGCTCCGGCGAGATCAAGGACGGCGTCGTCCACGTGCACGCCACGATGGCGGTCCAGGGTGACCGGGCGGTGGCGGGGCACGTTCACCGCGCGCGGATCGGGACGTGGTTTGCTCGGGCGTACGTAATCGGTTTGGAGTGA
- a CDS encoding ABC transporter substrate-binding protein, giving the protein MRFPKLAAIAALIPLALAGCAGAPADGGGSNEVTYWLWDANQLPAYQACADAFQSANPDTKVKIEQFGWADYWNKITTGLVAGTAPDVFTNHLNYFPTYASKNQLVPLDEFVQRDAVATDVYAEGLADLWVAQDGKRYGLPKDFDTVALFYNKKMLGDAGVAEADLTKLTWNPQDGGSYEKLIAHLTVDANGVRGDQPGFDKSKVAVHGLGLDENNGAGVGQQMWSMYALSTGWEYTDKNPWGTKFNYDDPKFQQTLGWFSGLIEKGYMPSLATARSGSSVNDGFGAGKYALSTNGSWMIGSYFGYDGVEAGVAPTPVGPSGKRATIFNGLADSIYTGTDNRDGAWKWVKYLASAECQKKVGEQAVVFPAIPEALAIAKDKFAAKGVDITAFTGAVDDGATHLYPITDHAPEIASLVGPAVDAVLSSQADPSSLTAINEQVNALFR; this is encoded by the coding sequence GTGAGGTTCCCGAAGTTGGCGGCCATCGCCGCCCTGATCCCGTTGGCGTTGGCGGGTTGCGCGGGCGCGCCCGCCGACGGCGGCGGTTCGAACGAGGTCACGTACTGGCTGTGGGACGCCAACCAGCTGCCCGCCTACCAGGCGTGCGCCGACGCTTTCCAGAGCGCCAACCCCGACACGAAGGTGAAGATCGAGCAGTTCGGCTGGGCCGACTACTGGAACAAGATCACCACCGGGCTGGTCGCGGGCACCGCGCCGGACGTGTTCACCAACCACCTCAACTACTTCCCGACCTACGCGTCCAAGAACCAGCTCGTGCCGCTGGACGAGTTCGTCCAACGGGATGCGGTGGCGACGGACGTCTACGCCGAAGGCCTGGCCGACCTGTGGGTCGCCCAGGACGGCAAGCGGTACGGCCTGCCCAAGGACTTCGACACGGTCGCCCTGTTCTACAACAAGAAGATGCTCGGCGACGCGGGTGTCGCCGAGGCCGACCTGACCAAGCTCACGTGGAACCCGCAGGACGGCGGCAGCTACGAGAAGCTGATCGCCCACCTGACCGTGGACGCCAACGGCGTGCGCGGCGACCAGCCCGGCTTCGACAAGTCCAAGGTGGCCGTGCACGGACTGGGCCTGGACGAGAACAACGGCGCGGGCGTCGGCCAGCAGATGTGGAGCATGTACGCGCTCAGCACCGGCTGGGAGTACACGGACAAGAACCCGTGGGGCACGAAGTTCAACTACGACGACCCGAAATTCCAGCAGACGCTGGGCTGGTTCAGCGGCCTCATCGAGAAGGGCTACATGCCCAGCCTCGCCACCGCGCGCTCCGGCTCCAGCGTCAACGACGGGTTCGGCGCGGGCAAGTACGCCTTGAGCACCAACGGTTCCTGGATGATCGGCAGCTACTTCGGCTACGACGGCGTCGAGGCCGGTGTCGCGCCGACGCCCGTCGGGCCGTCCGGCAAGCGCGCCACCATCTTCAACGGCCTGGCCGACTCGATCTACACCGGCACGGACAACCGTGACGGCGCGTGGAAGTGGGTCAAGTACCTGGCTTCCGCCGAGTGCCAGAAGAAGGTCGGCGAGCAGGCCGTCGTGTTCCCGGCGATCCCCGAGGCGCTGGCCATCGCCAAGGACAAGTTCGCCGCCAAGGGCGTGGACATCACCGCGTTCACCGGCGCGGTGGACGACGGCGCGACCCACCTGTACCCGATCACCGACCACGCCCCCGAGATCGCGTCGCTCGTCGGCCCGGCGGTGGACGCGGTGCTGTCCTCCCAGGCCGACCCCTCGTCGTTGACCGCGATCAACGAGCAGGTCAACGCACTGTTCCGGTAG
- a CDS encoding response regulator transcription factor, with translation MEFSVLLVEDDEHIRQALGLALDDEGFAVHDAVSGEEALAMLDTATFDVVLLDLMLPGVDGLEVCRLLRARGDLPIIIVTARADAADVIAGLEAGADDYVTKPLVASVLAARIRALLRRRGGGRQDEVIRFGHLEIRPDVGTVHRAGNEVHVTRTEFRLLVELASAGGRIVSREQLLQRVWGYDYFGDTRLLDVHIRRLRRKVEENPDEPKLVVTVRGAGYRMDL, from the coding sequence ATGGAATTCTCTGTGCTGCTGGTCGAGGACGACGAGCACATCCGACAGGCCCTGGGGCTGGCGCTGGACGACGAGGGCTTCGCCGTCCACGACGCGGTGTCGGGTGAGGAAGCGCTCGCCATGCTGGACACGGCCACGTTCGACGTGGTGCTGCTCGACCTGATGCTGCCCGGAGTGGACGGCCTGGAGGTGTGCCGCCTGCTGCGTGCGCGCGGCGACCTGCCGATCATCATCGTGACCGCGCGCGCCGACGCCGCCGACGTGATCGCCGGGCTGGAGGCGGGCGCGGACGACTACGTGACGAAACCGCTGGTGGCGAGCGTGTTGGCGGCCCGGATCCGGGCGCTGTTGCGGCGGCGTGGCGGCGGGCGGCAGGACGAGGTGATCCGGTTCGGGCACCTGGAGATCCGCCCCGACGTCGGCACCGTGCACCGGGCCGGCAACGAGGTCCACGTCACGCGGACGGAGTTCCGCCTCCTGGTCGAGCTGGCGTCGGCCGGCGGCCGGATCGTGAGCCGGGAACAGCTCCTGCAACGCGTGTGGGGTTACGACTACTTCGGCGACACCCGGCTCCTCGACGTGCACATCCGCCGGTTGCGCCGCAAGGTCGAGGAGAACCCGGACGAGCCGAAGCTGGTGGTGACCGTGCGCGGGGCGGGCTACCGGATGGACCTCTGA
- a CDS encoding carbohydrate ABC transporter permease, translated as MTLARNGKPLWWQRIRWQKVLGWVVLGLLVLITLFPFYWMLRISLSDNRALAANAGSMLPADFTLGAFERVLGLSSLDEARKQGGSGASIDFWRYLWNSVLTSAVITAGQVLFSAMAAYAFARLRWRGREAVFFVFLTALMIPPIFTALPNFVLMRDLNLLNTYAAIILPFFFMTPFAVFFMRQFMLGISREVEEAARIDGAGHPRIFFRIILPMSRAPLMTLTLLAYITAWNEYFWPLLVGQGENVRVLTVALGVFRSQTPQGSPDWAGLMAATLLAALPVIALFVAFGRRIVDSIQFSGIK; from the coding sequence ATGACTCTCGCGCGCAACGGAAAACCACTGTGGTGGCAACGGATCCGGTGGCAGAAGGTGCTGGGCTGGGTGGTGCTCGGCCTGCTGGTCCTGATCACGTTGTTCCCCTTCTACTGGATGCTGCGCATCTCGTTGTCCGACAACCGGGCGCTGGCCGCCAACGCCGGTTCGATGCTGCCGGCCGACTTCACCCTCGGCGCGTTCGAACGGGTGCTGGGCCTGTCCTCGTTGGATGAAGCCAGGAAGCAGGGCGGCTCGGGCGCGTCCATCGACTTCTGGCGCTACTTGTGGAACTCGGTGCTCACGTCGGCGGTCATCACGGCCGGGCAGGTGTTGTTCAGCGCGATGGCGGCGTACGCTTTCGCCCGGCTGCGGTGGCGTGGCCGGGAGGCGGTGTTCTTCGTCTTCCTGACCGCGCTGATGATCCCGCCGATCTTCACCGCGCTGCCGAACTTCGTGCTGATGCGGGATCTGAACCTGCTGAACACGTATGCCGCGATCATCCTGCCGTTCTTCTTCATGACCCCGTTCGCGGTGTTCTTCATGCGCCAGTTCATGCTCGGGATCAGCCGCGAGGTGGAAGAAGCGGCCCGCATCGACGGCGCGGGACACCCGCGGATCTTCTTCCGCATCATCCTCCCGATGAGCCGGGCGCCGCTGATGACGCTCACGCTGCTGGCGTACATCACCGCCTGGAACGAGTACTTCTGGCCGCTGCTGGTCGGCCAGGGTGAGAACGTCCGCGTTCTCACGGTGGCACTGGGCGTGTTCCGCTCCCAGACGCCACAAGGCAGTCCCGACTGGGCGGGCCTCATGGCCGCCACCCTGCTCGCGGCGCTGCCAGTCATCGCCCTGTTCGTCGCCTTCGGCCGGCGGATCGTCGACTCCATCCAGTTCTCGGGCATCAAGTGA
- a CDS encoding alpha/beta hydrolase: MRRRVVAVVAVVVAIVAVVSGGAFAFQRKLIYLPSGGPLPSAAEVLDGGRDVTLVTVDGLRLAAWHFPVDSARATVLVAPGNAGNRRLRAPLARALTARGLSVLLLDYRGYGGNPGDPTEEGLALDVRAAREFLLRDAGVPPERLLYFGESLGSAVVAELATEHPPAGLVLRSPFTDLASVGSLHYPFLPVRWLLLDKFPTAEHVARVDAPVTVVYGTADSIIPPGQSRAVATAAGARTVEVPGADHNDRVLLDGPDLVDAITDLAPP; encoded by the coding sequence ATGCGCAGGCGGGTGGTGGCGGTGGTGGCGGTGGTCGTCGCTATCGTGGCTGTGGTGTCCGGTGGAGCGTTCGCGTTTCAGCGCAAGCTCATCTACCTGCCGTCCGGCGGGCCGCTGCCGAGCGCGGCGGAGGTCTTGGACGGTGGGCGGGACGTCACGCTGGTGACGGTGGACGGCCTGCGGCTGGCGGCCTGGCACTTCCCGGTCGACTCGGCGCGCGCCACCGTGCTGGTCGCGCCGGGCAACGCGGGGAACCGGCGTCTGCGCGCCCCACTGGCCCGTGCGCTCACCGCCCGTGGCCTGTCCGTGCTGCTGCTCGACTACCGCGGGTACGGCGGGAATCCCGGTGATCCCACGGAGGAAGGGCTGGCGCTGGACGTCCGTGCCGCACGCGAGTTCCTGCTGCGCGACGCCGGTGTGCCGCCCGAACGCTTGCTGTACTTCGGCGAGAGCCTGGGGTCGGCGGTCGTCGCGGAACTCGCCACCGAGCACCCGCCGGCCGGACTGGTGCTGCGGTCGCCGTTCACCGACCTCGCCTCGGTCGGCTCGCTGCACTACCCGTTCCTGCCGGTGCGGTGGCTGTTGCTGGACAAGTTCCCGACCGCCGAGCACGTGGCCAGGGTCGACGCGCCCGTCACCGTGGTCTACGGCACGGCCGATTCGATCATCCCGCCGGGCCAGAGCCGGGCGGTGGCGACGGCGGCGGGCGCCAGGACCGTCGAGGTTCCGGGTGCCGACCACAACGACCGCGTGCTGCTGGACGGGCCGGACCTGGTCGACGCGATCACCGACCTGGCACCGCCGTGA